The genomic window actcttttgggaaggctttacactagatttttggaacatggctgcaGGGATTTGTCCGTTCAGGAGGAGGCCTGATATgcagtgttccaattcatcccaaagatgttcagtggggttgaggtcagggctctgtgcaggtcactcgagttcttccactctaaccttggcaaaccatgtcttcatggacttcactttgtgcacaggggcgtcgtcatgctggaacatgtttgagcttcttagctccagtgaagggaaactaatgctacagcatacaaagacatcaaAACCAGTTGTGTACTTCCAatattgtggcaacagtttggggaagaaccacatatgggtgtgatggctaGGTGTCCATAAACTATTGCTCATATACTAATATAAACTGGTATCAAACCCTAAGAAATAGAAAATGTCTATTAATTTGCAAAACTATAGACTCGCACAGAATTATACCACTCATAGGCAGTAAGAAATGAGCTGGAATAATAAAGGCAGCAATACGGTCATGGGCTGCTCACCATGGCTGCTCCTCTACCAGTCTGGTGGCTGCCCAACCAGGGCATGTTAATCGGAGTGCCAGGGCTGCTGTGAGTGTAGGGTGTTGTGCCATGCAAAGTGGTGAAGTCATCCCGGGTCTGGACCACCAAGAAGTCATCTCCTCTGAAACACAATGCAGGGCCAAATGAGAACTGAATAACATTATGTCTGCTTCCTTCCTGTTAACTGAAACAGCAATTTAAACAGATCATTACTGTGGTTCATGGTCAAATGAATCTGAAAACAAAGCATCCGCATTGATGATCAGGTAATAATGAGATCCAAATATAATTTCCTTCAGTCTCTGCCCAGTGAATGAAGCGGAAATAAGCTACACTATCACcgcattttattcatttatacctCATTCATATAAAGGGCTTTTGTGTAGCTAGTGAAAAGAAGATGGGACTCTTGTGACTGAGAAACATATGGTATATGCCTTGTTAGAAATATAATAGAAGCTGGTCAAAGGAAATACAGATCTAAACTAGCACCTTCATTCCTGCTGTGCGACTGCAAGCAAATTGTCAAAGGAAAGTTTCCCGCTATTTTGTCACCATGACAATTTTCCTGGACTTGAAATTGGTACGGTTTAGATTAACTTACTTCACTTCCATGTCTGCGTCATCATCAATCCATGTCAGTATCTGAGTGGCCAGGATGGAGGACACATCCAGCTCCTGGATGTCATGTGTGGACGCAATTACTAAGCAGTTACGGTTGGCCTGTGAAAGCATGACACATTTCATTACACATACGCCAAGTTTCGAGCTAAAACCAGAACTTTAATCTGAAAAGGCCAGTGCTTCTCTCACGCAGCTCTGCACCTTGTTAATGGCGAAGGCAGTGATGATGTCAGATTCCTTGTGGATGATGCGTGCTTTGCCTGCAGGGTAACCTAGATCTGCCTCAATCTGTGGGAAACACAGTCATCATATTCAAGCCTCATTGAGCCACTAACATTTGACTCCTGTCTACAGCAATTCTCACATTCCcgtaatatataacaaataacaGGACGGCTGATGTTATGTGAGCAACTGTTATTTTACTGTACATGGCTCTAAGGGACAAGAAAAAAGGGTGATTGTGAATTAGTACAGCTGTATACTGTTTCTCCAAAAATTGTAAAGTTTAGGGGATTTATTGTGTTGTGAAAACGGTTCAGAGAAAGATTTATCTTCATAAAACCTACACTAGGATTTTCTTTTGCATTCTAATGAGAATATGTGATGAATCAACATTGTTTAAACTACAGATAATGTATTTctgtcaaatgtaaaaaaaaaaaaaattaaaaaaaagactggtGTGTTTTTCGTGTTATTTAACTAACATCAGCTATTACATGGCCGCTTCTCAAATCAGAGATACTCAAAGTGATATTATTTTTGAACAGTAAATAGATCCCCTAGCCACAGAAGGGCATATTTTCCAATGTGTATTTCTAtctcacccagtgttcccaggataggccaGGAGAAAGTGGTtactactgaagatgaatgaatggatggatggatataaatatatttagtgtagtaaatataattaattagtGTAATAGTCATCCGTATATTAACATGTACAAAGAAGAACCAAGATGTGCAATGtataggtgtttttttttttttttcataacttGATCACCTACTGTGCTTTGGTCTATAATTATTTTAGCCAAACAGTATTctagttttaaaaatgtcaggcttttattcatcatttaaacATGCATGTAATAACTTAGTTATCCTGATCTTTAGAGAAAGGGAGATGCAATGCACCTTAAGACAGTAATAGGGTAAGAGGTAAAATCACAAGGTGCTTCATGAAATAAATGTGAAGCATGTATGCATACATGACAACATTAACCCACATGCACcacaaatctaaataaataaataaaaatgaagggaaaaaaaaaaaaaaagagagagagagagaaaagaaaaaaaattaagacactATAATAAGCAGTACCTGATTGACACCAGGCTCCTCCATCCCTGAATACCTCATGCTGTCAATGCAGTCCTCAACCGACTTAATTATTCAAAATTGTCACACATCAGACGAAGAAATGAAACGAAAACGTGCAAGTCAGTAGCTCACatcaaaaacatacaattagactgttaattaacaaaaaattaatTGCACAGAAGCAACAACAAATTACATGAACACTAACTGTCACAAAAATTCAGGCAAACCAACTGTAGAACACAACCAACATTTACGGCACCAAACTAGAAACATGTACAGCTCTTTTCCTTGAATATAAATGCATTCTTAAAACCATTCTAAGATTACTACTGCGCTGAAATCAAACGAAGTTGCTTCCACAGCTACAATATTCAGTGtacctccactaatattggcacccttggtaaatatgagcaaagaaggttgtgagaaattgtctttattgtttaacctttctatcttttgttaaaaaataaataaataaaaaataaaaaatactccgctctcaaggatatcaaacaattgcaaacaaaacacaggtctatcaaaataactaactaactaaataaataactacttTGTTGAATATAGCAATTTAAGACCAGaattttttcacagtcttcttgcctctaccaagggtgccaatattagtggtggGCGCTGTACACTACCAATTTCAATACTCTTGATGGCACAAATGCGAAACGgatgtaaatgaatgtgtacCTCTTTCTGATCCCGCTTTTTTGTAAAGATGTTGCGGATAAAAGTCTCCTGCACCTCTTCTTGTTTCACCAGGTACTGCCACAGTCTCTTAACagaaagtgcagaatgatgtcggGACCTAGATGATTAACGTGCACTGTCAATACAGTAACACTAATGCTCAACAGGTCGTATTATTGTCctgtttaaaaatctaaatatcattttaatcacAGTCCAGACTGTTGGTCATTTGATGACACTGGTACTGTGTGCGTGTTTGGGAAAGAATCCAGAATGTCTCATCATAGCTGACCTGAATGGGGTGTTAGAGGGTTCGAATAAGGCCTTGTGTCTGAGGAGTGCTGGTCCCGATGCCATGGTCCCATCAATTGGGTGTGTGGAGATGTATTTGGAAGGAGGCCCACCGAAAATCTCCAACCTCTTGAGTAACACCTGTTCCCAGCGCTGTAGTGTTTTCATCACAGAGTGGCACAGTGGGGAGCACACAGGTAGATCTAAAAGACACATACAAAATGAGCATATAACTACAGCACCAACAAAACAGTGAACAGCAGCACATAACACCCTAGATATGACTTGAGTTTTATCAGACAAACTCAAAGCAACAAATCTACTATATCTCAACCGTGGAATTCGGCTATCTTAAGGACTTCCAGAAGATTTCCAGGCATACGCTATACAGCCAAAACTCTGTGAacacccgaccatcacacccacatgtgctttctttttttatttttttataaacatgccATTCCAGATtcagtccccctttgctgttataataacctccattcttctgggaaggctttccactagattttggagcgtagcagtggggatttgctcactcagccacaagaacattagtgagatcagtcaCTGATGTCCGGTGATGCGGCCTGAGGCGCAGTCGGTATTCAAGTTAATCCCGAAagttttcagtggggttgaggtcgggGCTCTGTGCAcgtcacttgagttcttccactccagccttgGCAACCCACGTTTTCATGGCCGTCACTTTGTGTACATGGGCaccgtcatgctggaacaggtttgggtccctTAAATCccgtgaagggaaactgtaatgctgcaGTATACTGTACAAAGACATTCATagtataattgtgtgcttccaattttgcaGCAACAgttacagcacatgtcttttaAGTAACGTTAGTAATTATGACAGATTCACACAGGATAAGTGCTCTCTGTATAAACCACAGAAACAGGAGTGCCTTCATGATGTACACATAACTGTTACACTAAAAATGTATCCATACTCCTCATTTTAAATCCAtactcattttaatacaaactggGTTGTTTTTTATCTATATTAAAAGTGCTTGTTGGTGGGCTTGTAGTCACACAAGTTGTGCTTGATCGTTAGTAGATCACATAAAGGTTCATGCATGGGCTCACAACATGTACTTTTGAGTCATGTACTCTTTTAGAAGCTCAATAACTTACCAAAAACACCCTGAGGCACTCCCTTTGAAAGtatatctatattttattgttctatGTTTTAAACTCAGCCAACGTTTATTCCATTTTGGTTTCTGCAGGagatgatacaaaaaaaattgagcGCGGAGTGTCTTTAGTGAGTAAGGCTCTCGTTTTTACCCAAGAGGTCATAACCAGCCATGGGATAGAAGGATTTCAAGTTGACCAGCACCAGCTGCACCATGGCCAAGCGCATCAAACACCAGCTAAAAACAGAGGAATTTAGCATTTAATCATACTGCCAGAAAAACACAgcataatcacaaaaaaagacaagctATACAATAGCCCTGCATACCTATACGAGTTGTTATTGGAATGTTCTTGAAGGGGAGAATTGGAGTCAAATTCATCTCCAAaagcatcatcatcttcttcttcctcgtcACTCCCCTGGCTTTCCTCTGAATCGTATTCGACTCCGCTTACAGAAGGTGGCAGGAAAGGCTGTGGGAGTCATGTGAATGTGGAATATGTCAGGCTTAATAACAAGTGAAAACACAGAGATGATTGGACAGAACGTTATTTGTCTTGTACCTTTGCGATAAAGTAGTCCCAGATGCTGAGCTCAGGAGGCACAAAGCGTTCTTTAAAAATTGATGCTTCCTGCTCTACTATAGGGCTGGGGCTGACAGGATTGTCTGGTACCTCCCTGGAGCTGCTTCTGGAAGAATGCAGCCTGAAACGCTTCTGCTTAAATTCCTGGTCCTCCATCGGGGCTGGAGCTGACACAcatagcaaagtgtcattaGAAAATATAGTACGCTTGCTTACTAGAcaagtgtgtttatattgtcaATAAGTACAGTAGACCAATGTTGACATGCCCTAATAGCTactgaataatacatttaatttctACAGACATAAACACTGCACGGGCCAGCATCTTCTGCTGCCAAAGAAACAGCAATTCTCATCTTTATAAAGCACTAACCCGATGATGGGCTGGATTTTCCAGCTACAGGAAGGCGAGCCCCCCCACCAAACACAGCCACCCACAGCTTGTTGTTGAGCGGATGAGCCACAATGTGGAAGAGCTCGTTGCTCGAGTGTGTGGCCAGGCCGTGCACAAACAAGCTGAAGAAGACGGCTGTGAGGATCTCACACAGAAGCACACCCACACCTGGCTGGTTCTCCTCTGCTGCTGCACCCAAGAGACGGACCAAGGTACTGACACCTGcagcacaaataataataaaaacagtaaaaaaaaaaataaaataaaaaatcgccACATAGCTATCTGTGCAGCTCAGACAGAACACTCTCTGTTCATGGATACAGAGGTCAGCTGGTTGTATAGAGTAAGAGAGTTAATGTTGGCCATAAGCTATTATCAGCTCAGTATACTGCTAAAAGTACTTTCAAATTTCAATTATAAATGGTGTGGTAATACAGAATATACAACACATTTATAATTGATTTGTGATGTACATTGGTTAAATTCTTTAACATGTTCgttattataaataaactttGAGATTTTAAAAACTCAAAATGAAACTCAAATTAAATAACATGATgaaattaaataacaataaccacagcagcagcagcaataataataatagaaaagaaTAATATATGGTTAGAGTCTACCTGGCCACTTTGCTGGAGAGGTGTTAGGAATGACAGCTTCATCCATACTGAGATTTCGCACAGGGTGCTGATGGGAAAGCAGGATGCTCTCGTAGACAGTGCCTGTGAACTGGTTGATATGACTGTCGAGAGGAAACATTATAGATGTATAGCTTAAACAGTAATATAAAGGTCTCCTAGATATTTTgcccaaaatatatatatcatgctattttgtcttttattaattaatgtaagAGTACATACAGTCacatagaaaaaaataataaaataagtacacccaatggaaggtttttttttttgtgttttttatatatttggacaagcaaacatttgatgacatttaaaaaaaaaaacagatcagtcacaaggaaaaagtaagtatacccctacatttatcacaccttcaaatccacaAAATTAGAAttaggtgttcaagattgggttcCAGtaattagaacctgcttagggagtgcaggtggaaccttatttatacctctctcatatctagtgtctgctgttccctttgttattgaggagtgtggtgtcatcatgtaAAACTGTCTTTGAAGTCGATGACTGATAGGCACGTTTATACACactatctttttaaaaaaaaaaaaaaaaaaaagaactcagCATGAGCATGCTTGACAAAGTTCTCATATAACCTTTTCCAATTTTTTGTGGAACACAATGGGTGCTCTATAGCAGGGTTCAACCCACCTGTAACTGTGTCCGTCACAAAGGCACTGGTAGATGCAGGCGGACAGAGAAGCTGCCAGTGTGTGCATCACGTAGATCTGTATGCAAAGCAGATGTTGGATTAGAAGCGAGAGAAAGAACAGGCAGTGAAACAATAAAAGATACAACAAGAAGCTCATTTCTTTATCTACAAAAAACTTTTCTCCATTTGGAAACAACCAAAGTAGAAATTTGTTCCAACAAATAATAAACGTGTTCAAGACTTTAGACATTACTCGAAATTGGGAATTAGGCTAGATATACCTCTGCAGTCTCTGAAAATGTAAACGTCATTACAGGGTAAATGCAGGCATCAGCACatcaaatttaatactttttaaaaaccataatcAAGACATTTGCAAAATAATTTAACACCTGCACTTCACTTCAATCATGCTCCAcaatacatcagctataatggattgtgttcatgcatatacatccatttctgggtttaagtaaactatagcagggtaaacttctatagaGGTCAATGGGACACCagagcaaatatcctttttgcattaccatttgctcaaacagtgaaagaaaaaaaaatccagtatttccttcccatgactttccaagagagggAAAAATATAGAGAGAAGGATTACGGCAGTCAcaagagaaaaagatgtcaaatttaccatctctccctcagcagctgtattagaaaccccctcgCAGCAGTGTAGTGTTTACtagtttttttgtaatttaatgccatggtaatgtaacaagtagtgttataaatgtacatacatttttgtaaagaagaaaatatattaaaaaaaacctttgctattttgtactattactattgcactgaataatacatttttatttaaggtacaaatagtaattataacaatagtaatatatttctgacttaattcacttttatgtgtTAGATCTTTTATTTTGGCGGAAACACACAGGAAGAGCTCCTTTTAGTTGgcaacagtttttaaaattcaccaatcaggtgaaatgtTGCAAAGCtctgcccacaaaaatgtttgagattacgcTAACGAATAACCAAAGTGAATCTGGTGCATGCCGTATCTAAATGCAGGTTATAAGtgactcaaactcacagcacagacagagatgacGTTGGTGTGGAGCGGCAGTTACTGTGGATTGAGCTgctctaaaacactgatgagccgcacacacactctgagtgcaACACAGTCACATGGGTTTACCATCTCAAACAGCAACCAGCCAAAAATAACATCTAAATCTTCTTTAGGGTGTCGGTTCAGTTGCattttaagacctttgaaacgtgaatttaagacattttaatgctaattaaggccttctttttacattaaggaatttaaaaacattttatgattttttaacgACCCGCGGACACCCTGTCATTAACACATAACTAATGTGTCATCCTCTGGAAATCCGCCATACCTCATTGTTAACGACATCAGGGTGAGGAGGAGAGTCCAGGGCATTAATGGTGTGCAGTATGTCATGTGTCAGGTTGGTCAGGTGAACTATAGGATTGGCCACCACAGTTTTGGAGCTTGCAGTGCAGGCCAGCAGCAGAGGAACTGATGCTTGCTGCTGAACAGCAACCTGAAAACTGTCATCctaacacaaacaaaagcagatTAATTCATCAAAAAGAGAACTTGTgccaaataatatattaaaatgcacatttaattcatattcaaataacAACATATAACTCAAACGATCTTCTGTCACAGTTAGGAGACAGGAACAGAATTGGGATTAAACAAAGGAGGCGACCAATTCCTGTGACAGCCCTTTGCTGTGTTTACTCAGACAGATCTTGTGTCTGTTTGAAGATCTGCAGAAAGGAGGACAGTCTCCTCAGAGCCCTGTGCTTCAGCTCCATCTGTCAGTCAGTGCTTGGAATGTCATTTGCAGcagttttttttcctaatgCTGCAATTATTTTTAGCTGATGTTTCCAAAACAAATCAAGACCATTTAACTACATTTTGGTCTATTGTTCTGTACCTTTCACAGTACAATAAACCCGTTAAGCTCTTGCTTAGCTATACCTTCCTTTTTTAACAAACTTAATATACAgctacttatttattattagtgttcCAGATTTCACCATTAACAAAAAAGGTTGAGTTTTAGAGCTAATTTGTCAGCATTTGTATCATGATGCAAGTTACCTGTTGGGATTCCTGTAGAAGCAGAATGAGCTCCATCCTGACTGAAGCCAACCCTCCTCCATGGGAACCATGCAGGCCACAGTAGCTTAGGAAAATGCGTAGCAGAGGCTGGTTTCTCTGGAGCCACAGTCTGCGCCTGTGTTGCACCTCTCTGACTTGCTCTGCAGTCCCTTGGTACTCTTGCTCATCTCCAGAGGTACCACTGACTTGGCCAAGCTCAACCGAGATGCCCCCAGCCACCTGCTGAAGGCAGGGGTTGTACCCGCAACACTTCTGAAGGGCCACCACCTcacgctccagccagtggcacaGTTGGTGGCGCAGCTTTCCACCATCCAGCTCATAACCTGTGGAGAGAGTCCGCAGCTCGGCAGTCAGCATCTTCAAGCAAGAAATGAACTTGAACCGAGCAGCAAAGATGTCCTCGAAAAGGAAGGGAGAGTTGTCTACAGTGACATCCGTAGACATGGAGGTAGAGTCAGGAGCATCGCAAAGGACAGCAGAGCTCTCAGGTTTGATTTTCTTCATCGCTAGGCCAGCTTCTTCATCCTCAGATTCTTCTTTGTCACTATCCCACTTCAGCTCCAAAGGCTCATCTTGCAAAGTCATGGAAAGCTGACTCCAGTCAAAGCTCAAAACAGAGTCTGAGTGGCTGTGGTCTTCTTGTGGAGAAGATAAGGTATCCAAGACAGATCCAAAGCCATTCAACGTAGGTTGGGACCAGTCAAGGGTAGAGGCCTGGTCTTTCCCACTTTCACGGTCTGGATTGTCAGGACCACTAAATGTTGGTGAGGGCTTGTCTTGGTTGTGTAGCATCTTAGATTTCTTAATAACTTTGGGCATTTTGGAGAGGATTTCTAGAGCCAACATAGGGCAGCCAGCTTGTAAGTGAGCATTAGCAGTAGTGAAGAACAGTCTCCTTTCTACGAGACTAATGGAGTCAGCCATGCTGCCTTGTCCGGTCAGCCCAACTTTAGCTTTATCTGAGGATCCAAAATGGCGCCGAAGGAGCAGTGGATGTGTTTTGAGGTAGGTGTAGAAGTTGAAAACCTCTGGATTGCAAGGAGATGATTCTGTGGTCCCTGaaagaacaacaaaataaaCTGTAAGAGAAACTAGTaagcaaaatattttctatgttAAAATATCAAATTACACTGGGTGGATACATAGCATCACTTCCTACCTTGGTGTAAAGCATCAACATTTGGGGTGGGTTGCTCAAGCAAAGTATCCAATGCTCGGCTGTAATCATCTAGAACCCAATATGCCATACTACGTAGAAACGGATCCTGGTGCATTGGAATCTGGTGGTCGTGACCCAGCACATACCTCTGTAGAACCTTTTTATAAGTGGAGGATGTCTCAAACTCAGACTCATATAACCTGCTGATCACCAAGGCCAACTGCAGGTCCTGCATCTTCTCCAGGCAAACctaaatgtatatatgtttagTCAGAATTATCATTCATAaaactaatatataataaaatggtAAATAGTATAGACAAGGACGTACAAGTAGAAATTTATTCTATTTAATTTGCCTGATTCCTCTTTGGAATTAAAGCAGGAAGCATTTTATTTGGTCGAGCTTAAAAGACACGTTTGATTTGAGCATTTGGGCTTTTGCTTAACTTCTCCAAACTTGTACATTTGCAAAGAGCTGCAACAAAGGAAAAACATTCCTAAGGACAGTTACCTCAACAGCATCTCTGAGGGAACCCGCCAACAGAAAGAAGGCTGCCGAGTGCTGAAACCTCTGCTTTCCAAGCAGAGAGAATGCGTTCTTCAATGCAGCCTTCCTCCATCGGTCCTCATTAAAGTTGTTACTGAAGAAAGCAGTCATCTTCACGTTCTTGTGGGACCTTCACGTGACAGAATTTCCTAGTTAAACCCGGCCAGCAGAGAGTTGCTGTTAATCCGCAAAGCTCACAAAATGTAAGACGAAAAAGTTCATACCTGTACAGTCCCCAGACCACAGCTTTCTTCTTCATAGCCAAATAAAACAGGGCTGCATCCAGAGGATCATTGCTCTTTTGGAAAGAGGCCTTTGCTACCTGGTAAGAGTGATGGTAGCATGAATAATTGACTAGCAGaagcaaaaaggaaaaaaataatacctCATACCGCTACAATGCAAATTATGCACATTAAAATGGCCTAATATGCAAATAGGTACATTACTCTCTAAAAATTCTATAatcaaaatatgttttaatatatactgtttttttttttttttttttagcaaagttTAGACATTTTTGCCTGTACCAACCTTTTCAATGCATCTGCGAAGCTTATTGGTGCTCCTTAGCCACCAGCCTACACCCATGGCTTTCAGTTCAGGCCAGGTGGGTTCTCCTTTCTGCATGCAGGGCAGCATGTTGAGCAGTTCCTCCTCAGCTTCAGAGTGAAATGCCCAGATGTAGTGACATGTAGACAGTCCTGCAGGCCAGGAACCAGAATTAAAGCCCCAAGTCCTCAAGCACCaagaagaataacaacaaaCTGACAGCATAGCCAGCTTTCAAGaattcaatcaaatcaaagcaAAAGATAAACACCTAAAAGATTTATCTTCAGTCATAAAAGCCCGTACGTCTATTTGGGGAATGAGGCGAGATGACATTTACAATACTGATACTGGTGCTTTGTAAATGTACCTTGGCAGAGGAGCTGTGCACGATGCATTGGAGGTAATGATGTCAGAAGAAAAGTGTGCAAACGAACAGCAAGCAGGAACTTCAAGCCACATTCATCCAGTGTCTCTCCACCTAAATTTGGTTATCACATTTAGTTAAGAATCTACATCATCAAAAGAGCTAGTCATAGAGAAGCAGATAAGTAAACAAAATATACTGATCTTGACCTTTTCCCTGACTCTCCCTGATGTCTGTGCTGGTTGAGGCAACGGTATCAGCCAAGGCCATAAGTGACATCTGCTCCATTCGCGTGAGCCCAGGTAAGCTAGAGTGAAGCAGGTGGCTTGACAAAACCTGGGCATGCTCTGGGCCAAAGAAAGTAGGACTGTATTTTGAAAGATCAATGACCTTAGCTTTAGAGTCCTCCTCTTCACCATCTAAGAGATCCATGTCATCCAAGCTCACAGGGCTGGTCTGGAAAAGCTCATCGTAGGTGTCTGCTCTGCTGGAACCATGGCCGCTGTCCCCACTAACACTGGATGTTTTGACTTTAGCACAGGAGGCTGTATCATCATCTGCGGCAAGCAGAGCATACAGGGGCAACGGTGGGATGGAGTCGATCTCTGTGTAGTCTGAGCTTTCAGTTTTGTTAAACATTTTGGGATCCCTGGAAGTAATGCCACTAGCACTAATAGTGAGGGATCGTAAACGACGTTCCTGGTTGACACTGGTGTCCTTCAAAGTCACAATCTCTCCAGCGATGCACTTAACCAGATGGGACAAAATAGCTTTGGCCCGTCGTACCTTGCCTAGGGCCATTAGTTCCAAAAGCTGCACTGGATGATACTGGGGGAGGGTAGGAAACAAGTGGTGTGCTGCCTCAAATAAGCCATAGTCTTCCATTTCAGCAGGAAGGTCATACATCGTCCTCTTACCGCTAAGCTTCTGAGCCAAACTGGTCATCGACCTGGTAAGAGTCTTTTTAGAATATTGGAGACTTAGTCCCTCTTGCTTTAGAGCTGTGCTAAGTGAGCTCATGCTGCCACCATTTGCATCACCTACAGTCAGTGCTGATTTGGCTAATGCTGCAGGC from Ictalurus furcatus strain D&B chromosome 5, Billie_1.0, whole genome shotgun sequence includes these protein-coding regions:
- the dmxl1 gene encoding dmX-like protein 1 isoform X2 translates to MNLHQVLTGAVNPGDNCFSVGSINNMPFTAYASGCDIVILGSDFERLQIIPGAKHGNIQVACVDCSQQGQIAASYGNIVCIFEPVLMSPKEKMLMKLNYHWQKTGQFVLQSIAHNIAWSPTGSSLLTGSSCLQLWSSVNFCAGAEEEMGSDPLSSWRCIWLCKTASPVHLIKFSPDGEFFATAGQDDCLVKVWYSTSKWQSDATKLFTPPELNSQGKPDFSFIYLAHPRSVTGFSWRKTSKYTPRGAVCSVLLTCCKDSVCRLWAETLLPSDCLLSGLRQNHSSSTNDAVKSSNIKKAHYNNKGQNRNLPEMSLAELNRGPVRGMAHARPLPQQQNKHYTHRATIAHTNALCHFHIAASINPATDIPLLPSISSLSGSDDEEPGGPFNVHWLNNKELHLTLTMEVFLQQFRSSLEHQKPPQASQADDDYDEEGNTISPESKKGETRFKDGASIPLPKAAVNHQVEVLLNDWNRAADMLFSIHPMDGSLLVWHVDWLDEYQPGMFRQAQVSFASRIPVAFPTGDAISLSRSIVMYACNKNVDLAIQHGRQHPQGLQRSSSVLIGLGQGKQCPNGLRLSIFTPNVLMISKHSDGSLNQWSVSFAEGSAFSTVLSVSHKSRYCGHRFHLNDLACHSVLPLLLTTSHHNAKVCNPIAYSGPGPVSSGKRNRSSLGTVSQDPNAIYSELILWRVDPVGPLSFSGGVSELARINSLHASAFSNVAWLPTLIPSNCLGVYGNSPSACFVASDGHSLRLYQAVIEAKKLLSELSNPEISKHVGEVFNIISQQSTAKPGCIIELDAITDFQGKETQLLHVFEEDLILGNEKDDCSQELQPDENTSGLSLFWARFFLVVIEFTQSRRSILHMWHLQLAAAPVTMGGTSTPADEDPVSSSFISNLQNDSPSPHKSPLSRSNLRSACRLTLAKERVFSQELTLPEGVEVISATPAAGHLSSSSLQPTGRAPYLLATSCTDGTVRFWSCRVVSANDKTLDASPYIWEEWPLLVEEDLTNSSAVNIPDKPVGISCCHTSRVAVAYRESKPSRLAKKPIIHVSIFQCESTGGSQWILEQTLELDVSNSLTNNGSDKHLRVPSFQDGLVSTGDCLHSSGKTLVHLDWVSREDGSHILTVGLGSKLYMYGLLSGKPPELGLSDNSREHCSSRLVLLRVVDLVSSVEGSLPIPVSLSWVRDGILVVGMDCEMHVYSQWQPAALAKSALTVGDANGGSMSSLSTALKQEGLSLQYSKKTLTRSMTSLAQKLSGKRTMYDLPAEMEDYGLFEAAHHLFPTLPQYHPVQLLELMALGKVRRAKAILSHLVKCIAGEIVTLKDTSVNQERRLRSLTISASGITSRDPKMFNKTESSDYTEIDSIPPLPLYALLAADDDTASCAKVKTSSVSGDSGHGSSRADTYDELFQTSPVSLDDMDLLDGEEEDSKAKVIDLSKYSPTFFGPEHAQVLSSHLLHSSLPGLTRMEQMSLMALADTVASTSTDIRESQGKGGETLDECGLKFLLAVRLHTFLLTSLPPMHRAQLLCQGLSTCHYIWAFHSEAEEELLNMLPCMQKGEPTWPELKAMGVGWWLRSTNKLRRCIEKVAKASFQKSNDPLDAALFYLAMKKKAVVWGLYRSHKNVKMTAFFSNNFNEDRWRKAALKNAFSLLGKQRFQHSAAFFLLAGSLRDAVEVCLEKMQDLQLALVISRLYESEFETSSTYKKVLQRYVLGHDHQIPMHQDPFLRSMAYWVLDDYSRALDTLLEQPTPNVDALHQGTTESSPCNPEVFNFYTYLKTHPLLLRRHFGSSDKAKVGLTGQGSMADSISLVERRLFFTTANAHLQAGCPMLALEILSKMPKVIKKSKMLHNQDKPSPTFSGPDNPDRESGKDQASTLDWSQPTLNGFGSVLDTLSSPQEDHSHSDSVLSFDWSQLSMTLQDEPLELKWDSDKEESEDEEAGLAMKKIKPESSAVLCDAPDSTSMSTDVTVDNSPFLFEDIFAARFKFISCLKMLTAELRTLSTGYELDGGKLRHQLCHWLEREVVALQKCCGYNPCLQQVAGGISVELGQVSGTSGDEQEYQGTAEQVREVQHRRRLWLQRNQPLLRIFLSYCGLHGSHGGGLASVRMELILLLQESQQVAVQQQASVPLLLACTASSKTVVANPIVHLTNLTHDILHTINALDSPPHPDVVNNEIYVMHTLAASLSACIYQCLCDGHSYSHINQFTGTVYESILLSHQHPVRNLSMDEAVIPNTSPAKWPGVSTLVRLLGAAAEENQPGVGVLLCEILTAVFFSLFVHGLATHSSNELFHIVAHPLNNKLWVAVFGGGARLPVAGKSSPSSAPAPMEDQEFKQKRFRLHSSRSSSREVPDNPVSPSPIVEQEASIFKERFVPPELSIWDYFIAKPFLPPSVSGVEYDSEESQGSDEEEEDDDAFGDEFDSNSPLQEHSNNNSYSWCLMRLAMVQLVLVNLKSFYPMAGYDLLDLPVCSPLCHSVMKTLQRWEQVLLKRLEIFGGPPSKYISTHPIDGTMASGPALLRHKALFEPSNTPFRSRHHSALSVKRLWQYLVKQEEVQETFIRNIFTKKRDQKESVEDCIDSMRYSGMEEPGVNQIEADLGYPAGKARIIHKESDIITAFAINKANRNCLVIASTHDIQELDVSSILATQILTWIDDDADMEVKGDDFLVVQTRDDFTTLHGTTPYTHSSPGTPINMPWLGSHQTGRGAAMLIKRNINNVRRMTSHPTLPYYLTGAQDGSVRMFEWGHSQQIICFRSPGNSRVMRIRFNYQGNKFGIVDADGALSLWQTNTSGNTPKPYLTLQCHNKTAHDFVFVSSSSLIATAGLSTDNRNVCLWDTLVLPSNSLVHGFSCHESGATVLALAPKQQLLLSGGRKGWISVLDLTLKLQRQSFQAHDSAVKALAVDATEGCFISGSAEGNIKVWNMLTQCLLHTFPNEHARQSIFRNLGTGVMQIETAPGNHIFSCGADGTMKMRVLPDHVSSYTNNVKNDVKFII